ATCGTTGTGGGGACCGGCGGCCTGGGGCCAGCTGGTCGCGATTGCCGTCCTCGTCGTATTTCTGCATGTCCCGCTGGGTAATTACCTTGCCGCTGTCTATACGTCGCGGTCTGATTTGCGGGTGGAGCGGGTGATCTACCGGCTGGTCGGGGTGCGACCCGACGGGCAGCAGCGCTGGACCGGCTATCTGAGTGCGGTGCTGGCCTTTTCGGCCGTCAGTGTTCTGCTGTTGTACGGGCTTCTGCTTTTGCAGGTGAATTTGCCCGAACCGTGGGGCCATAAAGGTATGACACCGGCATTAGCGTTCAATACCGCAATTTCATTTACGACCAATACCAGTTGGCAGAACTACCCAGGTGAGGCGACGCTCGGTCACGTCGGGTTGGTGGCCGGCCTTGGGGTGCAGGCGTTTGCGAGCCTCGCGGTCGGCATGTGCGTTGCGGTGGTATTGATCCGCGGGCTGGCACAGTATCAGAACCAGGAGATCGGCAATTTCTGGGTGGATCTGGTGCGCACCGTGGTCCGGATCCTGCTGCCGCTGTCGGTGATCGTCACCCTGCTCCTGCTGGTCCTCGGTGTCGTCAACAACGTCCATGGCGGCCAGGAGGTTTCGACGATCGCCGGCGGCAGCCAGACGTTGCTCGGCGGTCCGGTGGCCACCTGGGAGTCGGTCAAGCTGATGTCGGGCGACGGCGGCGGAGCCTTCAACGTCAACAGTGCGCACCCGTTCGAGAACCCGACACCTTTGAGCAACGTCGTGGAAATCGTTGCGATGCTGGTGATCCCGGTGGCGTTCCTGCGGACCTTTGGTGTGATGGTCGGTGACCGTAAGCAGGGCTGGGCCCTGTGCGCCGTCGTGGCAGTGCTGTACGTCCTGGCCACGGTCGCCCTCGTCGCGGCCACATCGGTGCCGCACGGCACCGTCGTCCACGCGGTGGGGGCGCCGGTGGAGGGCACCGAGTTGCGGTTCGGCGTGCCGGGCAGCGCGGCATTCGGTCAGGCGGCCACAGCCACCGGCGATGGTGCGGCGAACTCGTCGTACGACAGTTTCGCCAGCCTCGGGGGCGCGGTGCTGATGCTGAACATGATGCTCGGCGAGGTGGCCCCCGGCGGTGCCGGCAGCGGCCTGTACGGGCTGGTCATGATGGTCCTGCTGGCGGTGTTCCTCGGCGGGCTGATGGTCGGGACGACACCCGAATACCTCCGGCAGCGGTTGCAGGCCAGGCACATGAAGCTCGTCAGCCTGTACCTCCTGGCACTGCCGATCGCCGTCCTGGTCGGTACTGCGATCGCCATGGCGCTGCCCGGTCAGCGCGCGGCGATGCTGAGCTCCGGGCCGCACGGGCTCTCCGAGATGCTCTATGCCTTCACCAGTTCGGCCGCCAACAACGGCAGCGGGTTCGCCGGGTTCAGCGGGAACACCACCTGGTTCAACGTCGCGCTGGCCATCGCCATGGTGATCGGCCGCTTCCTACCGATCATCGCCGTCCTGGCCATCGCGGGGACGTTCGCCGCGCAGCGTCCCGGCGTCGTCACCGCCGGGACGTTACGGACCCATACGCCCACCTTCGTGGTGCTGACCCTGGCCACGACCCTGCTCCTGATCGGGTTGGAGTACCTGCCGGCTCTTGTGGTCGGCCCCGTCGCCGACGCCGTCCAATGATCAAGGGGTCGTCAAGGTTGGGGTCCAAGGTGGTGCTGCTGAGCCGAATCATCCTGGCGGGCTTGGATGGTGGCCTGTTCGGCCTGCATCCGTGGGCGCTGCGACGAGTGGCCGACGCGCTCAGCGAGGTCCTCGAGGAGCAGTGTGCGCGTTATCGCTTCCCGCGGCCTGCGCTCACCGTGTCCCCGTCCGTCCGCGCATTGTTGCCACGAGATGTCAACGCGGCGTGAAGGTTCCGCTCCATCCCGTCAAGACGCCGCAAAGATCCTGGCCAAGCCGTCGCGGCAGCGGAAGGCTCGATGAAGGCGCATGCGGCATCGGGCCGCGGCGCGGTCAAGAAGAGGTTTCGGTGACACTCACGACAGGATTGTGGTCCACATCTTCGGCGATGCTGCCGGCGTCGGCCGAGCAGGAGGCGATGCGCCGGTGCGCCGCGTGGCACCGCTCGCTCGACCCGGTCGAGCTGGCGTTGCCTGCCCGGGCGTTGCGGGACAGCCACGTGGCCAAATGGGCCCGCGATCACGCGCTGGTCGTCGAGGTGCACAACGGCGGCGATCTCGCGACGGCGATCGGCACCGGCATTCACCCGATGCGCCTGGTGGTGCACGCCGGCGGGTTCAGCGGTGACGAGCTGGTGTTCTGCAGCGCCAACCTCGGGGTCGGGCGGGTGGTGGCGAACACCCCCGAGCAGGTTCGGCTGCTGGTGTCCTGTGCCGTGCGGCACCGTCGGCAGCGGGTGGTTCTCGGCACGACCACCGCCGACGTCGTGACTGCCGTCCTGACCGGTCCGCGTCTCGATTTGGTCGGTGTGTATCGCGAAATCGGTTCGAGTAAGGACTGTTTCACTGAGGCGCCCGAGGTGGTCGGTGAGGTGATCGCCGAGATGGCCCGCATTCGGAAGGCGCACGCGGTAGTGCTCACCCGCGTGTGGGTCGGAGGTGGCGGGTTCGGCCTCGACGCCGGTCCCGATGACCTTGCCGAGCCTTCGCGGGCCATCGAGATGACGGTCGACGACGCCTGCGCGACGCTGCGTTTCCCGCGGCCGCTGGTGGTGGTCTCCGCCGGGCCGGGCGGGCCTCACTAGGCGGGTACCGGACAAACCTGTACAGCGGCCCCGCAACGGACATAAATTGAGCCGTGGGCTCAAAACGGCCCCAGAGCCGGCACCACGTTCAACCAGCGGCGCAACGGCCGCTGCGGGTTCTCGTTGTCGGCGCTGGGGTCGGCGGCATCTCCATCGCCCGCGGACTGTTGCGGGACGGCCATGACGTCACGGTGTTCGAGCAGCGCCCCGAGGTGCGGGCCGGTGGCGGCGCCGTCACCATCTGGTCCAACGGAGAAACGGTGCTGCGCCAACTCGATGTCGACATGGGCGGCGCCGGTCAGGAGTTGTCGACCGTTCGGGTGATGACGTCGACGGGACGTCCGATGACCACCCTTGACGTGACCGCGATCGTGAACCGGATGGGTGCGCCGGTGCGGATGGTTCCGCGCCGGATTCTGCTCGGCCGGCTGCTGGAAGGCTTTCCGGCCGAACGTATTCGGTGCAACACCCAGGTGGTCGGCGTCGCTGACGGCAGCCGCGGGATCCGTATCGATTTCGCCGACGGCGGCTGTGCCGACGGCGATCTGGTGATCGGTGCGGACGGCTTGCACTCCAAGGTCCGCGAGATCGTGGGCGCGCCGCACGCGGAACCGACGGGCTGGTGCAGCTGGCAAGGGCTGGCCACGCTCCCGGACGGGGCCGATCGCCGGGTCGCCTTCGTCATCGTCGGGGAGCACGGGAACCTCGGCCTGTGGCCGGCCGGCGGCACCGAGGTGCAGTGGTGGTTCGACCTGCCGTGGTCACCCGACTTCGTCCGGCCCGACCGCCCGATCGAGGTGATCCGCGCCAATTTCACCGGATGGTCCGAGCTGGTCGATCGCGTGCTCGCGTCACTGACCGATGTTGACCTGGTCCGTTCGCCGTACCCGCATTTCCGCCATCCCATCCCCGGCCCGGGCCGGGGTGCGGTGACGTTGTTGGGCGATGCCGCTCACACGATGCCGCCGACGCTGGCGCAGGGAACCAATCAGGCGCTGTTGGACACGATGGTGTTGTGCAAGGCGCTTTCGGATAGCCGTGGCGGCGCCGACGTGGCTGGGGCGCTGCGCTGGTACGAGAAGACCCGTCGGCGCCGCGTCGCGGCGGTGTCCCGGGTGGCCTCGCTGCAGGTGTCGCACGGCGAGGCGGTGCTGCGGCCGGCGGCGATGGTCCCCGACCGGGTGATGACCTGGGTGCTGGCCACCTTCCTGCGGGTGGTGAGCCACCGCAGGATGGCCGCCGGTATCAACCGGGACCTGGCGCCCGCTCCGGCCACAGGAAGCGACGAACATGCCCGCTGAAGCCGTACGTGTGCGGGGAGCGATCGACGCGCCGTCGAACAAGCTGTGGCTCGTCAAATGGTGTGTGCTGGCCGTGCCGCACTATCCGATACTGATCGGCCTGTACCTGGTGTATCCGCTGGTGGTGCTCGCCGCGGGTGTCGCGATCCTGTTCACCGGCCGGTATCCGCGGCCCCTGTTCGATTTCAACGTCGGGGTGTTGCGCTGGTCGTGGCGGGTGATGAATTACCGGTTCCCGATGAACACCACCGACAAGTACCCGCCGTTCTCCCTCAAGCCGCAGGCCGACTATCCGGGTGATCTCGAGGTCGACTATCCCGAACAGCTCTCCAGGGGAGCGGTATTGGTGAAGTGGTGGATGTTGGCGCTGCCGCAGATCATCATGTGCTGGGCGATGGAGGCGCCGCTGCAAGTGCTCTGCGTCATCTCCGCGGTGCGGTTGCTGGCCCGGGGGACAGTCTCGCAAGGCATGTTCGACCTCTTGATGGGAATCGTGCGGTGGCGTTACCGCGTCGCCGTGTACGTCTCGCTGATGAGTGACGAATATCCACCGTTTCGAATGGATCTGGGGGCCGCGGATTGAACCAATCGGTGCTCGCCAACGTGCAGAGGGTGTGGGGTGCCACACCGTGCACCCAGAAGAGGTGGGTTCCAATGAGGAAATCAACCAGATTCGTCAGTGCATGTGTCGGTGCCCCGGTCGCGGCGCTGTGTTTCGGAGCCGGAACCGCGTGGGCCACGCCGTCTGCCAATTCCTCTACGCCACACGTGGATACGGGTGGCGTGGCGGTGTCGGCAGGCGGTCACGATGTGGTGCAGGTGGGCAGTAGCTCGGCGAACACCAGCGGCCGCAGCGTCGCCGTCGCCTTCGACCTGCCGGGACAGAATCCCAGCACCGCAACCGCCAACGGAGATCGCAACTTTGCCTTGGCGATCAACGGCAGCACCGCCACCGCGAACGGCAACGACAACGATGTCCGCGCCGCCTTCGGCAGCACGAATCACGTCACCGGCAACAACAACACCTCCTATGCCATCCCCGGCAGTCATTCGACGGTCACCGGGGACAACAACTTCGCGGCGGCGCTGTGCGGAGGGAATGTCAACATCTCTGGCCAGGGACAACGCGTGACCAGCGCGCCGTGCGTAGGACATTGACATGGATTGAGGTGCATGAGGCGTCGTAACCCGTTGTTCCCGTACGTATATCGGCTGGGTATGCCGGTATTCGACAGGCTGTTCTACCGCCGGTACCGCCGGTCGGCGATGAGCCATGCGACAGGCAGGTTGTTGTTAGTCGGACTCGGCCCGGGCACGGATCTGCTGTTCCTGCCGGCGGCGGTGACGTCCGTCGTGGCGGTGGAACCGGAACCGACGATGCGGCGCATGGCGCGCGCCCTGGCCCGTCGCCACGGTATCGCCGTCGAGGTCGTCGACGGGGCCGGCGAGTCGATTCCCTTCCCGGACAGCAGTTTCGATTCGGTCCACGTCGGCCTGGTGTTGTGCTCGGTCGACGATGTGGCGGCCACGCTCGCCGAGATCCGCCGCGTCCTGACGCCCGACGGCCGGTTGGTAGTGCTCGAGCACGTCCGCGGTGAAGGCTTGATGGGGCGGTACCAGGATCTGATCGCGAGGCCGTGGGCCTGGCTGTCCTCGGGCTGCGAGCCGAATCGCCGGACCGTCGACGCCATCGCCGCGGCCGGATTCGACACCAGCAAGCTGCGCAGCACCCCGCGGACGCTGGTACCGCCACCGTGCACCCCACATCTGCAGGGAGTCGCGACTATTCGACGCTGACGGCCTCGATGATGTTGAGCCGCGCGGCACGTCGCGCGGGTGGCAGCGATCCCAGCAGGCTGATTGCCAGGGCGCCCAGCGTGAAGACCAGTGCCATCGGACTCGGCCGGAACGTGACGTTGAAGTTCATGACGTCCCCGCTGACGAGGCTGAACAGCCACTGGTCGACCAAGCCGATCGTCAGGCCCAGGACTCCGCCCACGATGCCGATGGCTGCCGCCTCGGCCAACACCATCGCCAACGTGTAGCGACGGCTGGATCCCATCGCGCGCAGCACCCCGATCTCGCGGCGCCGCTCCAGCACCGACAGCGTCAGCGTGTTGAGCAGGGCGACGGCGGCGACGAACACCACGATGATCCACACGGCGTTGGCGATCAGCATGCTCTGGTGCAGCGGCGCCTCCAGGCCGGCCAGCGCGGTACGGCCGTCGTAGGCGTGGTTCGGTGCGGGAACGACGCCACGGATGTTGGCCAGCAGGCGAGTGGGGTCGGTGTCCTTGGCGGCGGTGACCTGCAGCGTCGTCGACCCCGGCCGGTCGAACCAGGCACGCAGCTGATCGAGGCCCATCCCGACGGTGCCGATCACCGTCGAGAAATAGGGGACCAGTGCCAGCACCTTCGTCCGCTGCGGGCCGTGCGGCGTCTGCAGTTGCAGCTCGTCGCCCGCCCGGACGTTGAGGGTCTTCCCCAGGTTCTGGGAGAGCACCACGCCGCGGCTGGCGAGCACGTCGCTGCGGGTCTGATCGTCGAGGGCCCGGAACAGTGCGTCGTGGCTGCCGGGGGCGAAGCCGTCCAGCATGACCCGGGTGCCCCCGACGACGGCGAAGCCCAGCGCGCCTTCGGTGACCTTCGCGACCCCGGGCACCTCGGTGACGTTCTGGGTAAGGCCTTGGGGCAGAAGGCCGGTGGGGTACTGGTCGGGTGAATTGGCGCTTACCCAGACGTCGACCTCGGCGACCGGGGCGAAGATATCGCGCGCCGATCGGATCATGTCGTTGTTCGTGCCGGTGATCACCACGGTGGTGACGACGGCGATCAGCACAGTCATCACGGTGGCCCAGACCCGCCGTGGGGCACGCTCTATGGTGGCCGCCGCCAGCGCGCCGGCCGAACCGAACATCCGCGCCACGGCGGCGGTGGCCGTGACGATGGGCCCGGCGAGCGCGAACCCCAGCGCGATCTGTGCGGTGAACAGGGCGGCGATCGCCACGAACGCGATCGAGCCCGGCACGTAGAACACCACCAGGATGGACGCCGCCAGCACCGCCACGGCCGCGATACCCGTGGTGATGCGCAGCCAGCGCGGCACGTTGTCCGCCGCCGACACCCCGACCGGGGCCAGCGCCTCGATCGGTGAGACCTTGTACACCTGCCGGGCCGCCATCGCCGACGCCGCCACACTGGTCAATGCCGTCGCCGCAATGGCCGCCGGGATCGCGTAATCGGGCAGCCAATACTCGATGCGGGCTTCCAGTCCCTGCGTCATCGTCGGTGGCAGCCGGCCGATCGCCAAGCGGCCCAACACGATTCCGAGCAACGAACCGATGGTGCCGCCGATCAGCCCGAGGATCGCGGCTTCGGCGAGCATGTCGCGGACGATGGTGGCGCGCCGGCCGCCGATGGCCCGCAGCATGGAGATGACCGGGCGGCGTTGGGCGATCGCCATGGTCATCGTGGTGTAGATCAGGAACGCGCCGACCACAAGTGCCACCGCCGCGCCCATCAGCGCCATGTAGTTCATCAGCTTGACGCCATCACCGGCCCGGGCGGCCCGCAGGCTGGGTGCGGCGACGATGGCCCGGCCGTCCACGGCCGCGGTGACCTGCTCGCGCACTTTGTTGAGGTCGGCATCCGGGGTGGTGGTGATCAGGATCGAGTCGAGCTGGCCCAGCCTCCCGGTCACGCTCTGCGCCAACGGAAGTGGGGCCAGCACATAGTGACCGCCGTTGAGGTCGGCGAGTTGCTTGCCCTCCAGCACTTCGGCGACGGTCACCTTCCCCGAGCCGAGCTGGAAGGTCTCGCCTTTCGCGTGCCCGACGGCGGGCCCGACGCGGACACCCTCTTGTGCCGTCGGGGTTTGCACCTGCACCCCTACCGCGTCTTTCAGCGCGCCTTCCAGGGCGCGGCTGCGGTCGTCGGCGCCGAACAGCAGGACCGGTTCGGTCGCGGTGGGCGCGGACATCCGGATCATCGGAGCGGCGGTCGCGACCCCGGGCACCTTGGCGACGTCGCCCAGCACAGCGTCGGGGAACCCCGCGTCGGTGACGCCCGAGATTTCGAGGGCGGCGATGCCGGCGACGCCGTCGGCCAGCCGGTTGACCGATCCGGTGATCGACCCGAAGATGCCGAGGATCGCGACGAGATACATTGCCGACACGGCCATTACGGCGATCGAGGCGATGGTGCGCCGCCGGTGCACGGTGAGTTCGCGCAGGCTGAACACTCGAAGCCGACTTGCCGCGGCCGCGAGTTTCACCCGGGCACCACCGACATCTCGTCGGAGCCGAGCCGGCCGTCCTGCAGGGTGATGACCCGGTCGGTGGCCGCCGCGGCGTCGGCGTTGTGGGTCACCATCACCACCAGCCGGCCGAGGCCCTCCTCGTGGGCGACGTCGCCCAGCAAGGTCAAAATCGCCGCACCCGTCGTCGAATCCAGGTTGCCGGTCGGTTCGTCGGCCAGGATCAGCGGCGGGTCCATCATCATCGCGCGGGCCACCGCGACGCGTTGCATCTGGCCACCGGACAGTTCGGACGGCCGGTGCTCGGTCCGGTTGCCCAGGCCGACGCGGTCCAAAAGTTCCACGGCCTGCGGTTTGACCTTGCCCAGCCGGACCCCGTCGAGCAGCTTCGGGACGGCCACGTTCTCCCAAGCCGACAGGGTCGGCAGCAGGTTGAAGAACTGGAAGATGAAGCCCACCCGGTGGTGGCGGAACGCGGACTGCTGCTCGTCACCCAGGCGGCCGATCTCCTCGCCGTCGAAGGTGATCGAGCCGGAATCGGGGGAGTCCAGTGCGCCCAGCAGGTGCAGCAGCGTGCTCTTCCCCGCACCGGACGGGCCGATGATCGAGACGAACTGCCCGCCGGTCAGCCGCAGGCTGATCTCGTCGAGGGCGCGCACGGTCTGGCCGCCGACCTGGTACTCGCGCACCACGTCGCGCAGTTCGATGGCCAGTTCGGGCATCGCAGCCTCCCGGGAGTCGGGATATGCGCAGCCTACGCCCGGCGGGTGTCGCCTATCGCCTGCTTCTGCGACGCCGCTTTCCACACCTGGGTCGCGCCGCCGCGATTTTCACGACCCAGCGGTAGAAACCGGCGCCAACGAGGCGACGAACCGGGCCTTCTGATCGGTGGCCGGGATGATGCGGGGCTCGGATAAGCGGTAGCGCCGGCCCCGATGTACCACGTCAGCCGCACCGGCGGCCCGGACATTGCGCACCCAGTCCGACTGGGTGCCGTAGTTCAGCACCACCCTGACCGACCTGCTGTCGATGAATGCCATGACCGGGGTCCGGTACGGCTTGCCCGACTTGCGGCCGGTGTGCTCGATGACGGCCATGTAGGGCAGCCACGGTGCCCACAGTCGTTGCAGTGGGTTGGTGACGTACTTGTTGAACTGGGCGATGATCCGCATCGCCCGTGGTCCAAGTGTTGCCGCGATGCTTTCGGCAACTACGGCAATCGAATTCGCGATACTGCTTGGCATGTGCGGCCCCCGTCGCTGTTCAGCCCTGCGGGCCATTCAACCAAGCGGACCCAGGTCGGTGCCATCCCCCATTTGTGCGAGGGTGTGCTCCGGTCCGTCATTCCTCGGGGAATATGCCCGTGTCCGGCCTGGTTGCAGCGGCTCATGGCTGAAATCATGCGCCGGTGGGAGATGGACGGGATCGGCCGAGACGCGCTCCGGCTGCGTGAGGTGGCCGTTCCGACGCCGGGTCCCGGCGAAGTTCTGATCAAGGTGGCGGCGGTTTCGTTGAACCATCGCGACAAGATGGTGATCGAAACAGGCCGCGGGTTGCCACTGAAATTCCCCTTCACACCGGGGTCCGATCTCGCCGGGACCGTCGTCGCGGTCGGAGATTCGGTGACCCGATTCGCCGTGGACGATCAGGTGATCTCGGTGTTCACCCCGGACTGGATCGATGGCTCCCGGGCAGGTGATGCGCGGACGCCCTCCTACTGGACACTGGGCGGTTTCTACCCCGGCGTGCTCGCCGAATATGTAGTGCTGCCGCAGGATTGGGTTGTTCAGGCTCCACGGACCCTGTCGCCGGCAGAGGCTAGCACGCTGCCGGTTGCCGGGCTCACGGCGTGGTTCGCGCTCGTCGAACGTGGACATGTTCGGGCCGGTGAGGTCGTGCTGGTCGAAGGCACCGGCGGCGTCGCGTTGTTCGGACTTCAGATCGCGAAGATGCACGGTGCCCAGGTCATCGTGTCGGGCAGCGCGGACAAGCTGGACAGAGTCGCCCAACTGGGTGCAGACCATGTCGTGGATCGGCGGAGCGCGGATTGGGCCGAGACCATCCTCGCCCTCACGGGCGACCGCGGTGTGGACCATGTTTTGGAACTCGTCGGGGGCGCGCACCTCGGCAAGGCCGCGCAGGTCGTCGCGGTCGGCGGCCACATCCATCTCATCGGCGCGCTTGACGGGTTCGAGGTCACGACACCCGTCATGCCAATCCTGATGAAGGACATCACAATTCACGGTATCGGCACTGGACATCGGCGCGCACTCACCGAGCTCGTCAGTGCAATCGACAGCACGGGGACGAAGCCCGTCGTCGGCGCGCGCTATCCGTTGCATGATTTGTCGACGGCGCTGGACCATCTCGATCGAGGCCCGTTCGGCAAGATCGTCGTCGAGGTGGGGTGATCGACCCTTCGGGTACTCGGGGCGGTCTGATGAGGGTGAACCCTGCTGAAATATGCTCTCCTGCGACGCCCCCATAGCCCAATTGGCAGAGGCAGCGGACTTAAAATCTGTCCGGCCTACGGATTCATGCGGTTTGCCCAAACGGAAGGTAATGCAGGTCAGAGGGTTGAAAATGGTTGTCTGTCAGGATGGTTCGATAGGTGCTCATCGCACTTTCAACAGCACATCAACAGCGCAACAAAGCTAGGTACAAAATCCAGCAAACTACCCTCTGACCTGCATTCAAACGGACCTAGATAGACTCCCGGCTCAAGCGGGTGTAGCCCAATTGGTAGAGGCAGGGGACTTAAAATCCCTGTGTTGTGGGTTCGAGTCCCACCATCCGCACCGCTTGCATTCAATGGCACGGATTGAATCGGCCAATCACCAACCGCCCTGGTGGATGAGTGCCAAGACCGCTCCGAGCTGACCGCGCACGATGGCCGTATTGCCGTCTGATTTCGTCGCTCGCTGACGTAGGCAGCTCGCTACGGCAATGCCACCGGCGAAGCGCTCCAATCGGCCACCGGTGGACGGTTTCAACGTGGAAACCTGGCCGCGACTGAACAAGGGTGCTCATTTGAACCCCGGCTGATTCATCGCGTGGCGCAGCGCATGAGCTTCAACCGCCCCGTTT
Above is a window of Mycolicibacterium boenickei DNA encoding:
- the kdpA gene encoding potassium-transporting ATPase subunit KdpA: MWGPAAWGQLVAIAVLVVFLHVPLGNYLAAVYTSRSDLRVERVIYRLVGVRPDGQQRWTGYLSAVLAFSAVSVLLLYGLLLLQVNLPEPWGHKGMTPALAFNTAISFTTNTSWQNYPGEATLGHVGLVAGLGVQAFASLAVGMCVAVVLIRGLAQYQNQEIGNFWVDLVRTVVRILLPLSVIVTLLLLVLGVVNNVHGGQEVSTIAGGSQTLLGGPVATWESVKLMSGDGGGAFNVNSAHPFENPTPLSNVVEIVAMLVIPVAFLRTFGVMVGDRKQGWALCAVVAVLYVLATVALVAATSVPHGTVVHAVGAPVEGTELRFGVPGSAAFGQAATATGDGAANSSYDSFASLGGAVLMLNMMLGEVAPGGAGSGLYGLVMMVLLAVFLGGLMVGTTPEYLRQRLQARHMKLVSLYLLALPIAVLVGTAIAMALPGQRAAMLSSGPHGLSEMLYAFTSSAANNGSGFAGFSGNTTWFNVALAIAMVIGRFLPIIAVLAIAGTFAAQRPGVVTAGTLRTHTPTFVVLTLATTLLLIGLEYLPALVVGPVADAVQ
- a CDS encoding type III PLP-dependent enzyme domain-containing protein, coding for MTLTTGLWSTSSAMLPASAEQEAMRRCAAWHRSLDPVELALPARALRDSHVAKWARDHALVVEVHNGGDLATAIGTGIHPMRLVVHAGGFSGDELVFCSANLGVGRVVANTPEQVRLLVSCAVRHRRQRVVLGTTTADVVTAVLTGPRLDLVGVYREIGSSKDCFTEAPEVVGEVIAEMARIRKAHAVVLTRVWVGGGGFGLDAGPDDLAEPSRAIEMTVDDACATLRFPRPLVVVSAGPGGPH
- a CDS encoding FAD-dependent oxidoreductase; translated protein: MRVLVVGAGVGGISIARGLLRDGHDVTVFEQRPEVRAGGGAVTIWSNGETVLRQLDVDMGGAGQELSTVRVMTSTGRPMTTLDVTAIVNRMGAPVRMVPRRILLGRLLEGFPAERIRCNTQVVGVADGSRGIRIDFADGGCADGDLVIGADGLHSKVREIVGAPHAEPTGWCSWQGLATLPDGADRRVAFVIVGEHGNLGLWPAGGTEVQWWFDLPWSPDFVRPDRPIEVIRANFTGWSELVDRVLASLTDVDLVRSPYPHFRHPIPGPGRGAVTLLGDAAHTMPPTLAQGTNQALLDTMVLCKALSDSRGGADVAGALRWYEKTRRRRVAAVSRVASLQVSHGEAVLRPAAMVPDRVMTWVLATFLRVVSHRRMAAGINRDLAPAPATGSDEHAR
- a CDS encoding DUF4389 domain-containing protein, which translates into the protein MRGAIDAPSNKLWLVKWCVLAVPHYPILIGLYLVYPLVVLAAGVAILFTGRYPRPLFDFNVGVLRWSWRVMNYRFPMNTTDKYPPFSLKPQADYPGDLEVDYPEQLSRGAVLVKWWMLALPQIIMCWAMEAPLQVLCVISAVRLLARGTVSQGMFDLLMGIVRWRYRVAVYVSLMSDEYPPFRMDLGAAD
- a CDS encoding class I SAM-dependent methyltransferase produces the protein MRRRNPLFPYVYRLGMPVFDRLFYRRYRRSAMSHATGRLLLVGLGPGTDLLFLPAAVTSVVAVEPEPTMRRMARALARRHGIAVEVVDGAGESIPFPDSSFDSVHVGLVLCSVDDVAATLAEIRRVLTPDGRLVVLEHVRGEGLMGRYQDLIARPWAWLSSGCEPNRRTVDAIAAAGFDTSKLRSTPRTLVPPPCTPHLQGVATIRR
- a CDS encoding ABC transporter permease, with translation MAVSAMYLVAILGIFGSITGSVNRLADGVAGIAALEISGVTDAGFPDAVLGDVAKVPGVATAAPMIRMSAPTATEPVLLFGADDRSRALEGALKDAVGVQVQTPTAQEGVRVGPAVGHAKGETFQLGSGKVTVAEVLEGKQLADLNGGHYVLAPLPLAQSVTGRLGQLDSILITTTPDADLNKVREQVTAAVDGRAIVAAPSLRAARAGDGVKLMNYMALMGAAVALVVGAFLIYTTMTMAIAQRRPVISMLRAIGGRRATIVRDMLAEAAILGLIGGTIGSLLGIVLGRLAIGRLPPTMTQGLEARIEYWLPDYAIPAAIAATALTSVAASAMAARQVYKVSPIEALAPVGVSAADNVPRWLRITTGIAAVAVLAASILVVFYVPGSIAFVAIAALFTAQIALGFALAGPIVTATAAVARMFGSAGALAAATIERAPRRVWATVMTVLIAVVTTVVITGTNNDMIRSARDIFAPVAEVDVWVSANSPDQYPTGLLPQGLTQNVTEVPGVAKVTEGALGFAVVGGTRVMLDGFAPGSHDALFRALDDQTRSDVLASRGVVLSQNLGKTLNVRAGDELQLQTPHGPQRTKVLALVPYFSTVIGTVGMGLDQLRAWFDRPGSTTLQVTAAKDTDPTRLLANIRGVVPAPNHAYDGRTALAGLEAPLHQSMLIANAVWIIVVFVAAVALLNTLTLSVLERRREIGVLRAMGSSRRYTLAMVLAEAAAIGIVGGVLGLTIGLVDQWLFSLVSGDVMNFNVTFRPSPMALVFTLGALAISLLGSLPPARRAARLNIIEAVSVE
- a CDS encoding ABC transporter ATP-binding protein — protein: MPELAIELRDVVREYQVGGQTVRALDEISLRLTGGQFVSIIGPSGAGKSTLLHLLGALDSPDSGSITFDGEEIGRLGDEQQSAFRHHRVGFIFQFFNLLPTLSAWENVAVPKLLDGVRLGKVKPQAVELLDRVGLGNRTEHRPSELSGGQMQRVAVARAMMMDPPLILADEPTGNLDSTTGAAILTLLGDVAHEEGLGRLVVMVTHNADAAAATDRVITLQDGRLGSDEMSVVPG
- a CDS encoding nitroreductase family deazaflavin-dependent oxidoreductase, which translates into the protein MRIIAQFNKYVTNPLQRLWAPWLPYMAVIEHTGRKSGKPYRTPVMAFIDSRSVRVVLNYGTQSDWVRNVRAAGAADVVHRGRRYRLSEPRIIPATDQKARFVASLAPVSTAGS
- a CDS encoding zinc-dependent alcohol dehydrogenase family protein; this translates as MAEIMRRWEMDGIGRDALRLREVAVPTPGPGEVLIKVAAVSLNHRDKMVIETGRGLPLKFPFTPGSDLAGTVVAVGDSVTRFAVDDQVISVFTPDWIDGSRAGDARTPSYWTLGGFYPGVLAEYVVLPQDWVVQAPRTLSPAEASTLPVAGLTAWFALVERGHVRAGEVVLVEGTGGVALFGLQIAKMHGAQVIVSGSADKLDRVAQLGADHVVDRRSADWAETILALTGDRGVDHVLELVGGAHLGKAAQVVAVGGHIHLIGALDGFEVTTPVMPILMKDITIHGIGTGHRRALTELVSAIDSTGTKPVVGARYPLHDLSTALDHLDRGPFGKIVVEVG